Proteins found in one Polyangiaceae bacterium genomic segment:
- a CDS encoding PhzF family phenazine biosynthesis protein gives MTVPITIVDAFTSVPFRGNPAAVCVLSSPRDGVWMQDVAREMSLSETAFVSPRSDGFDLRWFTPAVEVELCGHATLASAHVLWQTGTLPLNVPARFLSKSGWLEARRSGERIELDFPALSAERCEAPEGLAAALDVTPTACFRSRYDVLVELPAEHVVRNLAPDFRRLGGVKVRGVIATAPADDAKYDFVSRFFAPGAGVDEDPVTGSAHCVLGPFWGARLNKTDVLGFQASSRGGEVSVSLRGDRVALLGHAVTVMRGELVV, from the coding sequence GTGACGGTACCCATCACCATCGTGGACGCATTCACCTCCGTGCCATTCCGCGGGAACCCCGCCGCGGTGTGTGTGTTGAGCTCGCCGCGGGACGGCGTGTGGATGCAGGACGTTGCGCGGGAGATGAGCCTGAGCGAGACGGCCTTCGTGAGCCCGCGGAGCGACGGCTTCGACCTGCGCTGGTTCACCCCGGCGGTGGAGGTGGAGCTGTGCGGGCACGCGACCCTCGCGAGTGCGCACGTGTTGTGGCAGACCGGCACCCTGCCCCTGAACGTTCCCGCGCGCTTCCTCAGCAAGAGCGGCTGGCTCGAAGCGCGCCGGAGCGGAGAGCGCATCGAGCTGGATTTTCCCGCGCTCTCGGCCGAACGCTGCGAGGCGCCGGAAGGCCTGGCGGCGGCGTTGGACGTCACCCCGACGGCGTGTTTCCGCAGCCGCTACGACGTCTTGGTGGAGCTGCCGGCGGAGCACGTAGTGCGCAATCTGGCGCCGGACTTCCGGCGCCTCGGCGGCGTGAAGGTGCGTGGAGTGATCGCCACGGCGCCCGCGGACGACGCGAAGTACGACTTCGTGTCGCGCTTCTTCGCGCCCGGGGCCGGCGTCGACGAGGATCCCGTGACGGGCTCGGCGCACTGCGTGCTCGGTCCGTTCTGGGGCGCGCGCCTGAACAAGACGGACGTGCTCGGGTTCCAGGCGTCGAGCCGCGGCGGCGAGGTTTCCGTGAGCCTTCGAGGAGACCGCGTCGCGCTCCTGGGGCACGCCGTCACGGTGATGCGCGGCGAGCTCGTCGTGTGA
- a CDS encoding S8 family serine peptidase translates to MPNPKTWLKTLALGLALAGCSSGGSDPTPDYASETATDASGAVYLAHEVVVRRTSSASAFDHEVSAIGASRIAGTSLLEELGYHRLRLPPGLTPEDAGKALIARGVADRAEADYLLNLDLTPNDPKLPSLWGLSAISMTGAWDHGTGSSDVRVGVLDTGIDFSHADLKANIWENPGEIPGNGVDDDGNGLVDDVHGWDFVNGDADPSDDHWHGTHVSGTIGAVGDNALGVVGVNWKVSLVPLKVCGLTSCLTTHLSEALVYASKIGVRVANASLGGAHPPLSYEQAAIEQLGAEGGLLVAAAGNDGVNNDISPHYPAAYSEPNLVAVAASEVDDGRASYSNYGVQTVHLAAPGSNITSTYPGSAYAGASGTSMASPHVAGAAALYVSLHPTGTAEALKAELIATVDLLPAFSSVVASGGRLNVLRLLTGDENCTGNGCACTGGASCTPELTCADAPCAPEASCQDLSPGVACTCPSGYLGDGYTCTDVDECENGTATCDGNASCENVPGSYQCLCNVGFSGDGHSCTDADECAAGTATCPAGSDCENEIGGYACSCSGGTCGAACEAGLNPCDEHATCSSAGGSYFCNCDPGWAGDGFFCVDVDECTDSLNDCSPLATCENTPGGHLCHCSAGYQGDGKTCSDVDECAAGSDDCDDNANCQNTVGSFTCSCNTGYTGDGKTCFDVDECALGTYACGPISHCENVPGSYVCACNDGYQGNGVTCSDVDECAAGTDDCDDNATCQNTVGSFACVCNVGYAGDGKTCSDVDECALGAFTCDPNASCVNTPGSYGCACNDGYQGDGKTCSDVDECALGTFTCAPNASCVNTPGSYDCQCNAGYSGTGKTCSDDDECAAGTDQCSPNADCTNTVGGYACACQSGWEGDGKTCTDINECQKGAVNCGMNGQCENTPGAYHCSCKPGFELKGKECDDVDECTTGQHTCNVHAKCTNTVGGFTCACKVGFAGDGELCAEVDECALGTDDCDDLAICTNTDGGFTCTCPAGYTGDGKTCTDADECALGTHDCDDNATCTNTAGGFTCACNAGYTGSGKTCTETDECALGTHDCDSNASCTNTAGGFTCACNAGYTGSGKTCTDVDECALGTHDCDPNASCQNLPGSYACSCNAGYAGDGKTCTDADECALGTHDCDPNANCTNTVGSFNCVCNAGFSGNGKTCVGGTHCTASSCDPNATCSEGANSFSCTCNAGFSGDGFSCTDVDECALGTAACDPNATCTNTPGSYTCSCNAGFSGDGKTCGKNECALGLDNCSEQAVCVDTPTSFSCVCKAGFSGDGVTCTDVDECALGTDDCSADATCTNTFGGYACSCNAGFSGDGKTCLPPAATTVALGTSGDHTCALSDAGSVRCWGRNDFGQLGYGHTDSISDANAAAWVSTGGAVQRLAVGVTHTCVLLDSGKVRCFGKGDHGQLGYGNTNDIGDDETPFGFVDVGGTVVDLAAGGEHTCALLSSGAVRCWGLGVDGQLGYGNTNDVGDDEAPASAGDVPLGGNAIALAAGRDHTCALLSSGALRCWGRGLWAPLGYGNTESIGDDETPASAGDVPVGGTVVEVAAGWYHTCARLSSGAVRCWGYGAVGQLGYGNPNDIGDDETPDSAGDVPLGAAATQITAGLFHTCATTSSGHVRCWGYADSGRLGYGSSDNIGDDETPDSAGDVPLGSTAGSVHAGFAHTCALLTSGKVACWGDGAFGQLGNGSTSDVGNAGSATPFAAAAMNECATGMASCNADASCFDLAVGYACSCNPGFTGNGFSCTPLSAWVDSVSAGGAHSCALLSTGAVRCWGAGLQGQLGYGNTDTIGDDEAPFTAGDVPLGAAAIAVAAGGRHSCALLDTGAVRCWGAGQYGQLGYGFAHNVGDDEAPASVGDVPLGATAIAIATGENHSCALLGSGAVRCWGLGQAGRLGYGNTENVGDDDTPAVMGNVPLGAPATQIAAGKAHTCAVFADGSVRCWGFGLYGQLGTASTQNVGDNELPTASVALGAPAVKVAAGGYHSCALLTDGSVRCWGYGLEGALGSGQTATIGDDEPPTAIAPVALGAAAVDVSCGAAFSCALLETGAVRCWGSPPAALGYGTGVVLYAPGADVSLGGAVLGLSAGEKHTCATFADHVRCWGDAGSGRLGLATTNAVGDDEAPTALGPVLVIGP, encoded by the coding sequence GTGCCCAACCCCAAGACGTGGTTAAAGACGTTGGCGCTGGGGCTCGCGCTCGCGGGGTGCTCGAGCGGGGGGAGCGATCCGACGCCGGACTACGCTTCGGAGACTGCGACGGACGCCTCGGGGGCGGTGTACTTGGCGCACGAGGTGGTCGTACGTCGCACCAGCTCTGCCAGCGCCTTCGACCACGAGGTCTCCGCCATCGGTGCCAGCCGGATCGCGGGGACGTCGCTCTTGGAGGAGCTCGGCTACCACCGACTGCGACTGCCACCGGGGCTCACTCCCGAGGACGCCGGCAAGGCGCTGATCGCGCGGGGCGTGGCGGACCGCGCCGAAGCGGACTACCTGCTGAACCTGGATCTGACGCCGAACGATCCCAAGCTGCCATCGCTGTGGGGACTGTCCGCGATCTCCATGACCGGCGCTTGGGATCACGGGACCGGCTCGAGCGACGTGCGGGTGGGCGTGCTGGACACGGGCATCGATTTCTCTCACGCCGATTTGAAGGCCAACATCTGGGAAAATCCCGGGGAGATCCCCGGCAACGGCGTGGACGACGACGGAAACGGCCTGGTCGACGACGTCCATGGCTGGGACTTCGTCAACGGCGATGCCGACCCGAGTGACGACCATTGGCATGGCACCCACGTGTCGGGAACCATCGGCGCCGTGGGCGACAACGCCCTTGGCGTAGTGGGCGTCAACTGGAAGGTGTCGCTGGTGCCGTTGAAGGTGTGCGGCCTCACCTCGTGCCTGACGACGCATCTCTCCGAAGCGCTGGTGTACGCGTCCAAGATCGGGGTGCGCGTCGCCAATGCGAGCCTGGGCGGAGCCCACCCGCCGCTGAGCTACGAGCAGGCCGCCATCGAACAGCTGGGGGCGGAAGGCGGACTGCTCGTCGCTGCGGCGGGCAACGACGGTGTGAACAACGACATATCGCCGCACTACCCGGCCGCCTACTCGGAGCCGAACTTGGTCGCCGTGGCTGCTTCCGAAGTGGACGATGGCAGGGCCAGTTACAGCAACTACGGCGTGCAGACGGTTCACCTCGCGGCGCCGGGAAGCAACATCACCAGCACCTACCCGGGCAGCGCCTACGCTGGCGCCAGCGGCACCAGCATGGCATCACCCCACGTGGCCGGAGCGGCGGCGCTGTACGTTTCGCTGCACCCGACCGGGACCGCCGAGGCGCTGAAAGCCGAGCTGATCGCGACGGTGGACCTGCTGCCGGCGTTCTCGTCGGTGGTGGCGTCCGGCGGCCGACTGAACGTGCTGCGGCTGTTGACCGGCGACGAGAACTGCACCGGCAACGGCTGCGCCTGCACCGGCGGCGCGAGCTGCACTCCGGAGCTGACCTGCGCCGATGCTCCCTGCGCGCCCGAAGCGAGCTGTCAGGATCTGTCACCCGGCGTCGCCTGCACGTGCCCCTCGGGCTACCTCGGCGACGGCTATACTTGCACCGACGTCGACGAGTGCGAAAATGGGACCGCGACGTGCGACGGAAACGCTAGCTGCGAGAACGTGCCCGGCAGCTATCAGTGCCTGTGCAACGTCGGCTTTTCCGGAGATGGCCACAGCTGCACGGACGCGGACGAGTGCGCCGCGGGCACGGCGACGTGCCCCGCGGGCAGCGACTGCGAGAACGAGATCGGCGGCTATGCCTGCAGCTGCAGCGGCGGCACTTGCGGCGCGGCCTGCGAGGCGGGGTTGAACCCGTGCGACGAGCACGCCACCTGCAGTAGCGCCGGGGGCAGCTATTTCTGCAACTGCGATCCCGGCTGGGCTGGCGACGGCTTTTTCTGCGTGGACGTGGACGAATGCACCGACAGCCTGAACGACTGCAGCCCGCTCGCGACCTGCGAGAACACGCCCGGAGGTCACCTGTGCCACTGCAGCGCGGGCTACCAGGGCGACGGCAAGACCTGCTCCGACGTCGACGAGTGCGCCGCGGGCAGCGATGACTGCGACGACAACGCCAACTGCCAGAACACCGTCGGCAGCTTCACCTGCAGCTGCAACACGGGCTACACGGGCGACGGCAAGACCTGTTTCGACGTCGACGAGTGCGCCCTCGGCACTTACGCGTGTGGCCCCATCTCGCACTGCGAGAACGTCCCCGGCAGCTACGTGTGCGCCTGCAACGACGGCTACCAGGGCAACGGCGTGACCTGCTCCGACGTCGACGAATGCGCTGCGGGCACCGACGACTGCGACGACAACGCCACCTGTCAGAACACCGTCGGCAGCTTCGCCTGCGTGTGCAACGTGGGCTACGCCGGAGACGGCAAGACCTGCTCCGACGTCGACGAGTGCGCCCTCGGCGCCTTCACCTGCGATCCGAACGCCAGCTGCGTGAACACCCCCGGCTCCTACGGTTGTGCCTGCAACGACGGCTACCAGGGGGACGGCAAGACCTGCTCCGACGTCGACGAGTGCGCCCTCGGCACCTTCACTTGCGCTCCGAACGCCAGCTGCGTGAACACCCCCGGCTCCTACGACTGCCAGTGCAACGCGGGCTATTCGGGGACGGGCAAGACGTGCAGCGACGACGACGAGTGCGCCGCCGGAACGGACCAGTGCTCTCCGAATGCCGACTGTACCAACACGGTGGGCGGCTACGCCTGTGCCTGCCAGTCCGGCTGGGAGGGCGACGGCAAGACCTGCACCGACATCAACGAGTGCCAGAAGGGCGCCGTGAACTGCGGCATGAACGGCCAGTGTGAGAACACGCCGGGCGCCTACCACTGCAGCTGCAAGCCGGGCTTCGAGCTCAAGGGCAAGGAGTGCGACGACGTCGACGAGTGCACCACCGGCCAGCACACCTGCAACGTTCACGCGAAGTGCACCAACACCGTGGGCGGCTTCACCTGCGCCTGCAAGGTCGGCTTCGCCGGAGACGGCGAGCTCTGCGCCGAGGTCGACGAGTGCGCTCTGGGTACCGACGACTGTGACGACCTCGCGATCTGCACGAACACCGACGGTGGCTTCACCTGCACTTGCCCCGCCGGCTACACCGGAGACGGCAAGACCTGCACCGACGCCGACGAGTGCGCCCTCGGCACCCACGACTGCGACGACAACGCCACCTGCACCAACACCGCCGGCGGCTTCACCTGCGCCTGCAACGCCGGTTACACCGGAAGCGGCAAGACCTGCACCGAGACCGACGAGTGTGCCCTCGGCACCCACGACTGCGATTCGAACGCCAGCTGCACCAACACCGCCGGCGGCTTCACCTGCGCCTGCAACGCCGGTTACACCGGAAGCGGCAAGACCTGCACCGACGTGGACGAGTGCGCCCTCGGCACCCACGACTGCGACCCGAACGCCAGCTGCCAGAACCTCCCGGGAAGCTACGCCTGCAGCTGCAATGCCGGCTACGCGGGCGACGGCAAGACCTGCACCGACGCCGATGAGTGCGCCCTCGGCACCCACGATTGCGATCCGAACGCCAACTGCACCAATACCGTTGGCAGCTTCAACTGCGTCTGCAACGCCGGCTTCTCCGGCAACGGCAAGACCTGCGTCGGCGGCACCCACTGCACGGCGAGCTCCTGCGACCCGAACGCCACCTGCAGCGAAGGCGCGAATAGCTTCAGCTGCACCTGCAATGCCGGCTTCTCCGGCGACGGCTTCAGCTGCACGGACGTCGACGAGTGCGCGCTCGGTACCGCCGCCTGCGATCCGAACGCGACCTGCACGAACACCCCCGGCAGCTACACCTGCAGCTGCAACGCGGGCTTTTCCGGAGACGGCAAGACCTGCGGCAAGAACGAATGCGCCCTCGGGCTCGACAACTGCAGCGAGCAGGCCGTGTGCGTGGACACCCCGACCTCGTTCTCGTGCGTGTGCAAGGCGGGCTTCTCCGGTGACGGCGTGACCTGCACGGACGTCGACGAGTGCGCCCTGGGCACCGACGACTGCAGCGCTGACGCGACGTGCACGAATACCTTCGGCGGCTACGCCTGCAGCTGCAACGCCGGCTTCTCCGGCGACGGCAAGACGTGCTTGCCGCCGGCCGCCACGACGGTGGCGCTGGGTACCAGCGGCGACCACACCTGTGCGCTGTCGGACGCCGGAAGCGTTCGCTGCTGGGGCCGCAACGACTTCGGGCAGCTCGGCTATGGGCACACCGACAGCATTTCCGACGCGAACGCGGCCGCCTGGGTCTCCACCGGCGGCGCCGTACAGCGCCTGGCCGTGGGTGTGACCCACACCTGTGTGCTGCTCGACAGCGGCAAGGTCCGCTGCTTCGGCAAGGGTGATCACGGCCAGCTCGGCTACGGCAACACGAACGACATCGGCGACGACGAGACGCCCTTTGGCTTCGTGGACGTCGGGGGCACGGTGGTGGATCTCGCCGCGGGCGGCGAGCACACCTGCGCCTTGCTTTCGTCCGGTGCGGTGCGCTGTTGGGGCCTCGGCGTCGACGGCCAGCTCGGCTACGGCAACACGAACGACGTCGGTGACGACGAAGCGCCCGCCAGCGCCGGCGACGTGCCCCTGGGCGGGAACGCCATCGCCCTCGCCGCAGGGCGCGACCACACCTGCGCGCTGCTCTCCTCCGGCGCGCTGCGCTGCTGGGGGCGCGGCCTCTGGGCGCCCCTGGGCTATGGCAACACCGAGAGCATCGGCGACGACGAGACGCCGGCGAGTGCCGGCGACGTGCCCGTGGGCGGCACCGTCGTGGAGGTCGCAGCGGGCTGGTACCACACCTGCGCTCGCCTTTCGTCCGGCGCCGTGCGTTGCTGGGGCTACGGCGCGGTGGGCCAGCTCGGGTACGGCAACCCGAACGACATCGGCGACGACGAGACGCCGGACAGCGCCGGCGACGTTCCCCTGGGCGCGGCGGCCACGCAGATCACCGCTGGGCTGTTCCACACCTGCGCCACCACCAGCAGCGGCCACGTGCGCTGTTGGGGCTACGCCGACTCCGGCCGCCTCGGCTACGGGAGCTCCGACAACATCGGCGACGACGAGACGCCGGACAGCGCCGGCGACGTTCCCCTGGGCTCCACCGCCGGCTCCGTGCACGCGGGCTTCGCGCACACTTGCGCCCTGCTGACCAGTGGCAAGGTCGCGTGCTGGGGGGATGGCGCCTTTGGGCAGCTCGGCAACGGCTCCACGTCAGACGTCGGCAACGCCGGCAGCGCGACGCCCTTTGCGGCGGCAGCCATGAACGAGTGCGCCACGGGCATGGCCAGCTGCAACGCCGACGCCAGCTGCTTCGACCTCGCGGTGGGCTACGCCTGCAGCTGCAACCCGGGCTTCACCGGAAACGGCTTCTCGTGCACGCCGCTTTCCGCGTGGGTCGACAGCGTGAGCGCCGGCGGCGCGCACAGCTGTGCACTGCTCTCTACCGGAGCCGTGCGCTGTTGGGGCGCGGGACTCCAAGGGCAGCTCGGCTACGGCAACACCGACACCATCGGTGACGACGAAGCGCCGTTCACCGCCGGCGACGTTCCCCTGGGCGCGGCGGCCATCGCCGTGGCCGCCGGCGGCCGCCACAGCTGCGCGTTGCTCGACACCGGCGCCGTCCGCTGTTGGGGCGCGGGTCAGTACGGACAGCTCGGCTACGGCTTCGCCCACAACGTGGGCGACGACGAAGCCCCCGCCAGCGTCGGCGACGTTCCCCTGGGAGCCACCGCCATCGCGATCGCCACCGGCGAGAACCACAGCTGCGCGCTGCTTGGCTCCGGCGCGGTGCGCTGCTGGGGTCTCGGGCAAGCCGGACGCCTGGGCTACGGCAACACCGAAAACGTCGGCGACGACGACACGCCGGCCGTGATGGGCAACGTCCCCCTCGGCGCTCCCGCGACGCAGATCGCGGCGGGGAAGGCGCACACCTGCGCAGTCTTCGCCGACGGCTCCGTGCGCTGCTGGGGTTTCGGGTTGTACGGACAGCTCGGTACGGCGAGCACGCAGAACGTCGGCGACAACGAGCTTCCCACGGCCTCCGTAGCGCTGGGCGCACCGGCCGTGAAGGTCGCGGCCGGCGGCTACCACAGCTGCGCACTGCTCACCGACGGCTCCGTGCGCTGCTGGGGCTACGGCCTGGAGGGCGCCCTGGGCAGCGGCCAAACCGCGACCATCGGCGACGACGAGCCCCCCACGGCCATCGCGCCCGTCGCCCTCGGCGCCGCCGCCGTCGACGTGAGCTGCGGCGCTGCCTTCAGCTGCGCCCTGCTCGAGACCGGCGCCGTGCGCTGTTGGGGCTCGCCCCCGGCGGCCCTTGGCTACGGTACCGGTGTGGTGCTCTACGCACCGGGCGCGGACGTTTCTCTGGGTGGAGCGGTCTTGGGTCTCAGCGCCGGCGAGAAGCACACCTGCGCCACCTTTGCGGATCACGTGCGGTGCTGGGGCGACGCTGGCTCGGGCCGCCTGGGTCTCGCCACCACCAACGCCGTGGGCGACGACGAGGCGCCCACCGCTCTGGGTCCCGTGTTGGTCATCGGTCCCTGA